In Cheilinus undulatus linkage group 16, ASM1832078v1, whole genome shotgun sequence, one DNA window encodes the following:
- the LOC121523618 gene encoding oocyte zinc finger protein XlCOF6.1-like: protein MSGFQDLSVFPMEVVLSRKEEVSSKQQERSSSQNQFTNLIQIKEEPEEVWSSQEGEQLQEPEEGDIIKFTFFPVPVKGEYDGEIPQSSQFQPEQTETRADQEEHNKPETARYFDIEINLEPETEFKIEDYSGADTDDSADWRGTTEQQSDSSSVNDIKNERTKNVNNSHCCTECGKRFKKKCQLTDHVRIHTKEKPFSCSQCGKLFTQQRNMTKHMKIHLEEKPFTCSECGQKFTEKCYLTTHVRIHSGEKPFVCSFCGKRFSQKYHYTVHMRIHTGEKPFSCTVCSQNFFRKCHLTDHMRIHTGEKPFSCSKCGKSFTHNGSLINHMFIHTGEKPFICSFCGKGFNNNGSLTKHLLIHTEEKPFGCSECGKRFNRKYSLTGHMRIHTGEQPFSCAHCGKRFAHKENMTKHMKIHSG, encoded by the exons ATGTCCGGGTTTCAGGatctttcag tttttcccaTGGAGGTCGTTTTATCACGTAAAGAAGAGGTTTCCTCCaagcagcaggagaggagctCCAGTCAGAACCAGTTTACCAACCTTATACAGATTAAAGAGGAACCAGAAGAAGTGTGGAGCAGTCAGGAGGGAGAGCAGCTTCAAGAGCCAGAGGAGGGTGATATcattaaattcacatttttcccTGTCCCTGTGAAAGGTGAATATGATGGGGAGATACCTCAGTCCTCACAGTTTCAACCTGAGCAGACGGAAACAAGAGCTGATCAAGAGGAGCATAATAAGCCAGAAACAGCCAGGTACTTTGATATAGAGATAAATTTAGAACCAGAGACTGAGTTCAAGATTGAAGACTACTCTGGAGCTGACactgatgacagtgctgattGGAGGGGGACAACAGAACAGCAGTCTGATTCAAGCTCAGTCAACGACATAAAAAATGAGAGAACAAAGAATGTAAATAATTCACATTGCTGcactgagtgtggtaaaagattcaAGAAGAAATGTCAACTTACAGATCATGTGAGAATTCACACAaaagagaaacccttcagctgctcacAATGTGGTAAATTATTTACCCAGCAAAGAAATATGACCAAACACATGAAAATCCACTTAGAGGAGAAACCCTTCACttgctctgagtgtggtcaAAAATTTACCGAGAAATGTTACCTGACTACACATGTAAGAATCcactcaggagagaaaccctttgtCTGCTCTTtctgtggtaaaagatttagcCAAAAGTATCACTATACAGTTCATATGaggattcacacaggagagaaaccattcagCTGCACTGTGTGTAGTCAAAATTTTTTTCGAAAATGTCATCTCACTGATCATATGAGAattcacactggagagaaaccctttagcTGCTCCAAGTGTGGCAAAAGTTTTACCCATAATGGAAGTTTAATCAATCATATGTtcattcacacaggagagaaaccattcaTCTGCTCCTTTTGTGGTAAAGGTTTTAACAATAATGGTAGTCTAACCAAGCATCTGTTAATTCACACAGAAGAGAAACCCTttggctgctctgagtgtggtaaaagatttaacaGAAAATACAGCCTTACAGgtcacatgagaattcacacaggagagcaacccttcagctgtgctcattgtggtaaaagatttgcCCATAAAGAAAATATGACCAAACACATGAAAATCCACTCAGGATAG